The Arabidopsis thaliana chromosome 5, partial sequence genomic interval GCTTTGCTACTCGTTTCGCAACGCTTGTGTTTGAATGTATTCTGCAGCTATCAAGCAGAGCTCTCAAAACAGAGACCTCGGGCTGAACCGGCATTGAGTTTATTGTGTCTTCCGCTTCTTCAAGAAGACCCCAATGACCAAGAACACGGACGAATGCAGTGTAATGTTCAGTCGTTGGTTCAATGTCATAGATAGTCTTCATGGAGAGAAACAGATCACGGCAGCTACTAAGCTTATTTGACTCTGTATACCGAAATGCAGAAATAACAAGAGTGAGGGTGATTATGTCAGGCttgatctctttctcattCATCCTCGACCATAGAGCCAGTGCCTCATCACCATTTCTTTGAAGGATGTAGCAAGAAATCAAGCTGTTCCAAGAAATAACATCATGTTCTCGCATAGTGTTGAAAATCTTTATGGCATCATCTGAGTCACAACATTTCGCGTACATGCTAATCAAAGAATTTCCCAAGCTTATATCAGAAAAGTACCCAGCTTTAAGAGCATAGCAATGGATCTGATAACCCATTTCCCGAAAACCTAATGTCCCGCAGACCGCAAGAATCAAAGTCAACGAAACTTCATCTAAAAACAACTTCTGTTCACAGAGAGTGCGATGGAATAGCGATACAGCCTTATCAGGTAAGCCATTCCGAGCGTAACCACCGATTATAGACGTCGTTGCTTTCGAGCTATCGAGATTAGAAGGCCATTGGTCAAACATCTCCTCAGCATCTGCCATCCTTTCACACCTTGTGCACATATCAAGCAATGCAGTCTGGATACAAGGGTTGAAAGCAGTTCCAAACTTAATACAAAACCCGTGAATCTGTTCGCTTACTTTCTTCTCTGAAACTAAACCACAAGCATCAACAGCGCTTGTTAAACTAAAATCCGTCAACTCAACACCTCTCTGCAGCATATCAGTGAATAATTTTAGTGCCTTCAAGCCATGGCCATTTCTACAGAACCCAGCCATGAGCGCATTATACGTAATAGTGTTTTTTTCAGTTACATTCGCGAATATCTCAACAGCGGAATCCACCATTCCAAATGACATGTAAGCTGTGATCATCTCCGTGAAAGTAACAGCATCTTGCGCCATCATCATCTCGTATAAACTCTCTACCTTTTTCATATCCcaaaatttagaataaaaCCCAATCAGAGCGTTGTTCACACTCAACTCCTGCATCAACCCTATCCTAATTGCACGACCATGGAGTTCTCTACCTCTCAATAAGACACTAGAATCAGTACAAGAGCTCAAAAGCGTTGAAAGCGTAAAACTATCAACTCCAAATCCTTCGACTCTATTCATCTCATAAAACAAATCGAAAGCTTTATGAGACTTGCCCTCTTTCACTAAACTCGAAACCACAGTGTTCCAAGACGCCACATCTCTCTGAGGAATTTCATCGAACAACTTAAGCACATCATCACACGAAGACCCAGAATCCTTATCATACAAACTCATCAGCGAATTACTAACAAACACAGAATTCAAAAACCCTGATTTAACTATCAATCCATGAATCTGAATCCCAAGCGAGAATCGGGAAACTCTCACGCAAGCAGTCAAAATCGCTACAAAAGTATACTCATTCGGCTGAACAAGACCTGCTTTTCTCATCCTGAAGAAAACCTTAAGAGCCTCAATTTCAAGGTTTAACCTTGAGAAACCCGAGATAAGAGCTGTGTAAGAAACCACCGTTGGCGAAGACAGAGACACGAAGACGAGAATAGCTTCACGAGGGAAACCAAGTTTGAGATAAGTAGAGATAAGGGCATTTCCAAGACgggttttttcttctctgagCTTAAGAAACGAAGCGTGCACAGCTTTTGTTACCTCGACGTCGTGGTATTGAGCAGACAATCGAAGCAGATAGAAAAACCCATCAATAACAGATTCAATGTCTTCCGTTTCTTCTTTATCgaacgatgaagaagaagaagatgaggaagaagaacattCATGGATTGTTGCTGGTGAAAGAGACAGAGACGCAGAGAGAGCAAAGAGGCGTTCTGGTTTTCGatagagggagagagaagaaagaagtttGGGACGATGATTCGGAGGAATTGAAGGTGGGATATGAGGAAAATTGAGGAGGCAGTGATGATTAACGGTGGACATGAATGAATTTTTGAGCTTTTGGGCGCCTAAATCGCCATGGATAAACCTTTCTCACTTGTTCTATTTACTTCAGAAGAGAAGGACCATTTTTGTAATCAAGCAATTTATTTAAGGTCCCTATATTAGTGggaaatatatacatttcgCTCTTTACTATTGATATGATCAAATATCCCCGTAActgaaattatttatttacaaatttatttattaaagaaaGCAATAATTTCCAAACCAAACCTTTAGTTAATAATCTCCAACCATTCATTGAACTATATAACGATCTAGGATATATTTtcatcatatattcatatttttgacTGTTTGAGTCAATGTTTTGGAATAAAGTTAGGTTTAAGAGATGAGGGGTATTCCTTGGACAAGAAGATTATTTGCGATAACACGATTGGCTGCCTCGGATGGATGAAAACCATCCCAAAACACGTAATTCGTAGCATTCGAGCATGTACCCACCGACAATGCATTACATAGGAACGAAGTTTCCATTGTACCCGTTCCACAACAAGCCCTTCTTGATTCGAAAAACCCTACAGTTTAAAAAACCATTAACAAAAGATATTAAtgggaacaaaaaaaaagaatgtagGTGTTAGTCGAAATGTCAAAATACCGTACCATACTCGACAGGGTTTATGACCATGTTCAATAGAGGATTATAGATGTCAAAGACGACCAACTTCAGACCGGGAAGATTGTTGGTTAAGTTAATAGACGTGTTGTTGAGTTTCGTATTGAAGGAAACTGCATCCTGGTTTAGTCTTTCCACGCACATATTGTTCCCGACCCCACCAAACAGGGTTATCGCTGCTGGTAAACAACCTAATGGCGGTAACGTCGTCACTCCAATCCTCCTAGCCCCTAAACCATACAAATTctgccaaaaaagaaaaccggTTTAGAGAGTAAACCggtaaaattaaaacttgGTGCGTTGTAGTGTTGGTTAAGTTACTTGGACAAAGGTGGAATAGGATCTCAAGAGATGATCTGAGTATTGATCAGGCGTGAAAATCCGGTTAAGGATCGGATTGATGTAATAACTTTGAAGAAAATCGCTTGATCCTGTGCTTAGAAGATGAATTGCACCTGAGAATATCTCATTTGCTCTTTCTTTTCCCACAATGTTCGTCACCTTGTTTTGGTACTCTTTGTAGTTTTTCAGCTGCTGGCTCAATGTTATTGCATTCTACAATAATGATCGATAAGACCATATCAATGTTATTTATTACTAACTTAATATATAGCTACATTAAACAGGCTTGAGGAGATTAATTAGTTACGTAAAATATGGCAGTTGCGTCGTCAAAACCGGAAGCTCCAGATGCGAAATTGGCTCCGGTTAACAAATTTGTCTCATTTGCTTCTTGGCTAAGGTAAGCCACCGGGTAAGatgtaaaccctaaattctcAGCTGctcaacaacaaacaaattttaaggAAAAAGGAAATGCATGATAGATTGTACTATAATGTGAATTAGCTAGGCTGGTTCGAACCGGTAAAGTCTGTGGCAAGTTTTCCGTTAGAGAAACGGCCAGTTGCACTGTGGGCGACGAAGTCACGTCCGTAGGGAGGAAAATTGGCTTTGACGAGGGTAATACGGTGGTTGTTGTTACCGGCATCAACAACTGAATCTCCCATTATGATTAGAGCCGGTACAAGTGTCTCACCGGTCCCAACGCCGGCGTAGAAACAGGCGATAACCGATAAGCACATCGACATTGTAATAAACatcttcattttctgtttgaatGCAGTAAAAGATTTTGAGAGGACTGAGTACGAAGAAGTCGTGaatgattagggttttatagGAAGAGAGATTAAAGGAAGTTgcttgaaaaagaagataaacttTTAGTTTGTTTGAAGCCATGCTTCGGTAGTAACGTCGTCGTATTCGAATTTAAAGATGACATACGTTACCTCTCACACTATTCATGcaataacaagaaacaaaagatttttctttttactatttCGGGACTCATTTGTTAATTAGATTATCATTAATTCGTTGGGTTTAGTCAAACGCGACACGAAGAGATCACATGCTAAATCATGTGAAAGAAACTAACTTTCCcttatctttgtttgtttatatcaAGAATAGTTTTCATTATATCttttttctgtgttttgtttgatcataTAACATCTTAACTATCTGAATCAATGTTTTGGAATAAACTTAGGTTTAAGAGATGAGGGGTATTCCTTGGACAAGAAGATTATTTGCGATAACACGATTGGCTGCTTCGGATGGATGAAAACCATCCCAAAACACGTAATTCGTAGCATTCGAACATGTACCCACCGATCTTGCATTACATAGAAACGACGTTTCCACTGTTCCGGTTCCACAACATGCTCTTCTTGATTCAAAAAACCCTAcgttcaaaaatataaaaaattgaaatatttaaaacgaGAAATTAAAGTGTCGGTGTTAGTCGTTAAATAAAGTTGCGGTTTGATAGAAATCGTACCATTCTCGACAGGGTTCATGGCCATGTTTAAGAGAGGATTATAGATGTCAAAGACGACCAATTTCAGACCGGGAAGATTGTTGGTTAAGTTCATAGACGTGTTGTTGAGTTTGGTATTGAAGGAAACCGCATCCTGGTTTAGTCTTTCCACGCAGGTATTATTGTTCCCGGTTTCACCAAACAAGGTTATCGCCGCCGGTAAACAACCCAATGGCGGTAACGTCGTCACTCCAATCTTTCTAGCTCCTAAATCATACAAATtctgccaaaacaaaaaaaggattgGACCATCGGTTTAGAGTAAACCGGAAAAGTTAAAGATAGGTACGGTGTGGTGTTGGTTAAGTTACTTGGACAAAGGTGGAATAGGGTTTCATGAGACGATCTGAGTATTGATCAGGCGTGAATATCCGGTTAAGGATCGGGTTGATGTAATAGCTTTGAAGAAAATCGCTTGATCCCGTGCTTAGAAGATGAATCGCGCCTgagaatattttatttgctctTTCGCTTCCAACAATGTTTGTCACCTTGTTTTGGTACTCTTTGTAGTTTTTCAGCTGTTGGTTCAATGTTATTGCATTCTACAATAATATGATGAAACCATAAAATGTTATTAAGTATTCCGGTTTGACTAACTTAATAGCCGGATTAAACATGGTTGAGGAGGAGTTAATTAGTTACGTAAAATATGGCAGTTCCGTCGTCATAACCGGAAGCACCAGAGGCGAAATTGGCTCCGGTTAACAGATTTGTCCCATTAGCTTCTTGGCTAAGATACGGCACCGGGTAAGAAGTGAACCCTAAACTCTCAGCTGctcaacaacaaacaaaagccTAAGGAAATTAAAtgaaatgatatatatagatggTACGTACTATAACGTAAATAGTGAATTAGGCTGGTTCGAACCGGTAAAGTCTGTGGCAAGTTTTCCGTTAGAGAAACGGCCAGTGGCATTGTGGGCTAAGAAGTCACGTCCATAGGGAGGAAAATTGGCTTTGATGAGGGTATTGAGGCGGTTGTTGTTGCCGGCATCGACAACTGAATCTCCCATTATGATTAGAGCCGGTACAAGTGGCTCACCGGTCCCAACGCCGGCGTAGAAACAGGCGATAACCGAAAAGGTCATCAACATTATAATAAACatcttcattttctgtttgaaaTAATGTAGTAAAAGATAGAGATAGGAGTGAGTGAAGAGATAGGGTTTTAAAGGAAGATAGATTAAGGAAATTACATTCATTTGTTTGAAGCTTGCATGCTTCGGTAGTAACGTCGTATTGGAATTTAAAGATGGTAGACCTTAACACGCAATTCATCCACAAGAGGACATACGACACCTCTCACATTTTTCATGCAatcacaacaaacaaattaaaggatttttttttttttggttttataactATTTCGGGACTCATTTGTtaaataggttttttttttttttttttttgttaaacagtTTATCATTCGTTGGGTTTAGTCAAACGATATACAAAGAGATCACATGCTAAAACATGTGAATGAAACTAAGTTTCACTTAACTTTTACTTCCTAAATTCAACAAAcctttattgttttctttcttgagaCTCGTCCTACGTCATCTCCTTTTTGTCTAGACCTAattaatgaaaccaaaattctaATTTGCTTACGTCGAGTATATAGACTGAATTCGGTTATCCTTTTTTTTCGGTTATCCATTAATATGCTTTcaagttttttggtttatagatCTATTGTTTCGTTATAAACATAATAAGTTGCTAAGCTCCATTTTTTCGTTATTTTTACAACTCACAACTATAAAgtaaatatgaatttatataaacaGAGTAAAGTGcactttatatattattgatcAATATGACAACCAATAATTAAGATTGATCGTCTCTAAGCATCAGCATATAGATAGgataaaagtattaaaaattaatttgtcaTAGTATATTAAACGAGTTGATGAGAGCTACATTATTCAAAATATGAGCAGTAAAACTGGTTTTGACCATGTGAATATTATTACAGTAATCTTTGAATACACACACTGACTTCTCAAAGCCATTAACACCAAACCTTAGCTGTTGGGTTACTGTTGCATGACCACTTTTTCCGGTTCAGGCCCCAATTGGGTAAAGTGGGCTTTGATTTGGAAAGAACAGAGATCGGGTTTACAGTCAATCCGAACCGATACGAtggattaagaaaaaaatccgGTATGGACTGATTTAACTGAACCATTCGGTTTCGTCCCGTTTCCTTAGTTCACTTCTCTCGTCTATCCCCAGTCGTCGCCGATTCTCTCTTACCGGTGTCAACTCGCTCCACCGTCGGTAAGTTCCACGAGAACCAAATAAGGTTTCCAATCTCAATCCAATTCCAAATCAATTTCGATTCTCGTAGAACTAGTCCAGTGAATCAGTTTTGCTATTCATACTCTGTTCTCTTATGAACTAAGATTACTATCTTCAATTCATAGATTAGGGACACACTTTGCATAGGTTTTGGTGAATTAGCCTGAAATGTTGTTTAGTTTTCGAATTGAAGTAATTGAATAGATGCCTAGAAGGCCAtcagggagaagaagattgtcaAAGTATAAACCTTTAGCATTTTCATCGTTTATACGTTCTCTTGCCTTTGCTTCAACGGCTAGACGTAAATTGCCTCTTCCGGATATGTCTTTTGGTTAGTAGTAACCTCAAAGATTGAGACTTTCTCTAGACAGAACATCGTAGCGACTTGATGAGTATGTCTCATTCTTAACTTTGTAGATGAAAAGTTCCATAATTTGTCTaagaaagggaaagagaaaTCATCGTTGGAATcctctgatgaagaagactctcAGGTAACCGATTTCGTGAAGTTACTCTGCTATtgatttcttttatctttttgttacGTTTTAATTCGTTGTTTGATCTTTGAAGGGAGATGTCCAAGCAGGTTTTGTGGATTTGATACTGAATCAAACAGCGTTAGGAACTGTGGTAAAAGTAGCagatgatgaggatgaggcATTATTTGCTCTTATCACTGCTCTTAACTTGGCAAGATACAAGGCAAGTCATGTAGACTCACCTCTATTAAGTGAActttacatttatatatgcTTAATGATCGACTTGATCATGTGCTGTGTATATGATTTCATTTGCTTGTTAAGCTTGTTGAAGTATTAAATGATGTTCAAAGGTGTTTATTCGTATTTGCTATTATGCTTATGGTGAGCAATCTATTAACAACCGAatgatctttttttgtgtgttcaGGAGAATAAGTGCTTTAGAGAGCTAAAAGAGTTTCTTCTTAAAGTTTGTTCGGAGAAGAATGTAGCGAGTGATCTAGAACTACTCTTAGAGAAAAAGGCCAAAGATGTTGGTTTATTGGTCTCTCAAAGAGTGATGAATCTTCCTCTACAACTCCTTCCTCCACTATATGATGGATTGTTCGACGAAGTCTCATGGGCCACTGAAGACGAGGTTTGATCTTTCAAAGTTAAGTTTAGGCAAATTCTTTTCTTATGAGCAAATTAAAGATCTTCGAAATTTATCAATTTGTAAGTTTCTGTTTACAGCCTACAGAAGAGCTTCGAGGGTCATTCCGCTTCAAGTCATATATTCTAATCGCTAAGATCTACAAGGTAAGTGTTCTGGTAAGGTTATTTTTTCCGGTTCTCgaattctctttcttgtttcaacAATGTcgtggtgaagaagagaacGAGGAACAATATAACTTAAGCCTGAAGATGAAATTTTTCTCGAGGTACTTATTCTCACATTACCTACTCGACTTCCCGTCTGTTAGCAAAAAAAGTTATACCCTAAACATGTGTTACAAAATGTATTGCAGCTTAGCTCTTGGTCATTCATATTACCTATGTACTCGCAGCTTGTTACATCTCAAGAGGTAAGTTATCTCTTTAATGCCAACATACTTTCCCTGGAATCACAAAAATTTGATTCAAGTGTTTCAGGTTTGTAATCTTTGGTTATAATGGCGATTGGCGAATCTAGTAGTTGAAGAATTGTCAGTGCTGGTCGTGGAGACACAAAAGATTCCTGAATTCAGAAAGAAGTTGAAGTCTCTCATTGACGAACAATAATGaacatctcttcttcttaaagatTCAGCTCACCGGTCAGTTGTTATAGATCTCTGCCAGTTTTGATGAGGTTATTACAGTGCTATTTTTTGTCATTCTCAGGCTTTCTTCCCCTGCATATTAGTGGAACTGAAACATTGGTCTactaccttttctttttttttgctcaagGGTTTATATGAAACAGTGTGAAATGCTATCAATGATTCTTAATTGTAAGTGTTGAAGTTTAGTTAGAAACAGATGTAGATTGGTCTATTTGATTCATAACACTAAAGTTAAATGCACGAGTTAGTGTAAACTTTGTATTTATCTTATAAAAGTATGTGTATAGATATACTCAAATGAGACATTTTCAGAAGATGAAACAGTAGTGTTGACAAAATATACTCAAGTATGTGTTAGTGGATCACAGCGCGTTGGAATACAGTGGTGATCATTGGGAATAAACAATATAGTTGGCTATGTATAAATGATCTCAAAGCTATGCATGTTAACCAGAAATTTCGAGCTAGATTGTGTAAATCAGAACCAAGATTGTGAACAGCAAATGTGTTATCTACTCTCTTCGTCAACCCTTGGACTCTCCCAAAAGACAATTTGCTTGTGATGTTTTTACTTTGGTAACAAATAGACTCTTCCAAAAGAAAGTCTTTGAGCTTGAATACAAAGTTATTtgcaacagaaaaaaaagaaaacaaacaaaaaggaaagtaaaaccagaaaaaaatgaaaaaggagaaagagacaCATGTTTTTTGCAGCTTTCGCAGTACAAAAGCATCGCAGAAGAAGCTCCTACCActtgaagatatttttataagaaaacatatatatgatttatttttgtttacatagaatctttatgttttaaaaaaaaatattggataGAAAATAGTTATACAAATCATAATTCTTATTTCTTAGTTGTAACTGATGAACgattt includes:
- the EMB175 gene encoding Pentatricopeptide repeat (PPR) superfamily protein (EMBRYO DEFECTIVE 175 (EMB175); FUNCTIONS IN: catalytic activity; INVOLVED IN: embryo development ending in seed dormancy; LOCATED IN: chloroplast, membrane; EXPRESSED IN: root, flower, leaf; CONTAINS InterPro DOMAIN/s: Pentatricopeptide repeat (InterPro:IPR002885); BEST Arabidopsis thaliana protein match is: Tetratricopeptide repeat (TPR)-like superfamily protein (TAIR:AT3G49170.1); Has 41516 Blast hits to 13216 proteins in 205 species: Archae - 0; Bacteria - 0; Metazoa - 24; Fungi - 21; Plants - 41054; Viruses - 0; Other Eukaryotes - 417 (source: NCBI BLink).), encoding MSTVNHHCLLNFPHIPPSIPPNHRPKLLSSLSLYRKPERLFALSASLSLSPATIHECSSSSSSSSSSFDKEETEDIESVIDGFFYLLRLSAQYHDVEVTKAVHASFLKLREEKTRLGNALISTYLKLGFPREAILVFVSLSSPTVVSYTALISGFSRLNLEIEALKVFFRMRKAGLVQPNEYTFVAILTACVRVSRFSLGIQIHGLIVKSGFLNSVFVSNSLMSLYDKDSGSSCDDVLKLFDEIPQRDVASWNTVVSSLVKEGKSHKAFDLFYEMNRVEGFGVDSFTLSTLLSSCTDSSVLLRGRELHGRAIRIGLMQELSVNNALIGFYSKFWDMKKVESLYEMMMAQDAVTFTEMITAYMSFGMVDSAVEIFANVTEKNTITYNALMAGFCRNGHGLKALKLFTDMLQRGVELTDFSLTSAVDACGLVSEKKVSEQIHGFCIKFGTAFNPCIQTALLDMCTRCERMADAEEMFDQWPSNLDSSKATTSIIGGYARNGLPDKAVSLFHRTLCEQKLFLDEVSLTLILAVCGTLGFREMGYQIHCYALKAGYFSDISLGNSLISMYAKCCDSDDAIKIFNTMREHDVISWNSLISCYILQRNGDEALALWSRMNEKEIKPDIITLTLVISAFRYTESNKLSSCRDLFLSMKTIYDIEPTTEHYTAFVRVLGHWGLLEEAEDTINSMPVQPEVSVLRALLDSCRIHSNTSVAKRVAKLILSTKPETPSEYILKSNIYSASGFWHRSEMIREEMRERGYRKHPAKSWIIHENKIHSFHARDTSHPQEKDIYRGLEILIMECLKVGYEPNTEYVLQEVDEFMKKSFLFHHSAKLAVTYGILSSNTRGKPVRVMKNVMLCGDCHEFFKYISVVVKREIVLRDSSGFHHFVNGKCSCRDLW
- a CDS encoding GDSL-like Lipase/Acylhydrolase family protein (GDSL-like Lipase/Acylhydrolase family protein; FUNCTIONS IN: hydrolase activity, acting on ester bonds, lipase activity, carboxylesterase activity; INVOLVED IN: lipid metabolic process; LOCATED IN: endomembrane system; EXPRESSED IN: pollen tube; CONTAINS InterPro DOMAIN/s: Lipase, GDSL, active site (InterPro:IPR008265), Lipase, GDSL (InterPro:IPR001087); BEST Arabidopsis thaliana protein match is: GDSL-like Lipase/Acylhydrolase family protein (TAIR:AT5G03820.1); Has 30201 Blast hits to 17322 proteins in 780 species: Archae - 12; Bacteria - 1396; Metazoa - 17338; Fungi - 3422; Plants - 5037; Viruses - 0; Other Eukaryotes - 2996 (source: NCBI BLink).), whose translation is MKMFITMSMCLSVIACFYAGVGTGETLVPALIIMGDSVVDAGNNNHRITLVKANFPPYGRDFVAHSATGRFSNGKLATDFTAENLGFTSYPVAYLSQEANETNLLTGANFASGASGFDDATAIFYNAITLSQQLKNYKEYQNKVTNIVGKERANEIFSGAIHLLSTGSSDFLQSYYINPILNRIFTPDQYSDHLLRSYSTFVQNLYGLGARRIGVTTLPPLGCLPAAITLFGGVGNNMCVERLNQDAVSFNTKLNNTSINLTNNLPGLKLVVFDIYNPLLNMVINPVEYGFFESRRACCGTGTMETSFLCNALSVGTCSNATNYVFWDGFHPSEAANRVIANNLLVQGIPLIS
- a CDS encoding GDSL-like Lipase/Acylhydrolase family protein (GDSL-like Lipase/Acylhydrolase family protein; FUNCTIONS IN: hydrolase activity, acting on ester bonds, lipase activity, carboxylesterase activity; INVOLVED IN: lipid metabolic process; LOCATED IN: endomembrane system; CONTAINS InterPro DOMAIN/s: Lipase, GDSL, active site (InterPro:IPR008265), Lipase, GDSL (InterPro:IPR001087); BEST Arabidopsis thaliana protein match is: GDSL-like Lipase/Acylhydrolase family protein (TAIR:AT5G03810.1); Has 1807 Blast hits to 1807 proteins in 277 species: Archae - 0; Bacteria - 0; Metazoa - 736; Fungi - 347; Plants - 385; Viruses - 0; Other Eukaryotes - 339 (source: NCBI BLink).), whose product is MNKMKMFIIMLMTFSVIACFYAGVGTGEPLVPALIIMGDSVVDAGNNNRLNTLIKANFPPYGRDFLAHNATGRFSNGKLATDFTAESLGFTSYPVPYLSQEANGTNLLTGANFASGASGYDDGTAIFYNAITLNQQLKNYKEYQNKVTNIVGSERANKIFSGAIHLLSTGSSDFLQSYYINPILNRIFTPDQYSDRLMKPYSTFVQNLYDLGARKIGVTTLPPLGCLPAAITLFGETGNNNTCVERLNQDAVSFNTKLNNTSMNLTNNLPGLKLVVFDIYNPLLNMAMNPVENGFFESRRACCGTGTVETSFLCNARSVGTCSNATNYVFWDGFHPSEAANRVIANNLLVQGIPLIS
- a CDS encoding GDSL-like Lipase/Acylhydrolase family protein, yielding MNVISLIYLPLKPYLFTHSYLYLLLHYFKQKMKMFIIMLMTFSVIACFYAGVGTGEPLVPALIIMGDSVVDAGNNNRLNTLIKANFPPYGRDFLAHNATGRFSNGKLATDFTAESLGFTSYPVPYLSQEANGTNLLTGANFASGASGYDDGTAIFYNAITLNQQLKNYKEYQNKVTNIVGSERANKIFSGAIHLLSTGSSDFLQSYYINPILNRIFTPDQYSDRLMKPYSTFVQNLYDLGARKIGVTTLPPLGCLPAAITLFGETGNNNTCVERLNQDAVSFNTKLNNTSMNLTNNLPGLKLVVFDIYNPLLNMAMNPVENGFFESRRACCGTGTVETSFLCNARSVGTCSNATNYVFWDGFHPSEAANRVIANNLLVQGIPLIS
- a CDS encoding CDK inhibitor P21 binding protein, with the translated sequence MPRRPSGRRRLSKYKPLAFSSFIRSLAFASTARRKLPLPDMSFDEKFHNLSKKGKEKSSLESSDEEDSQGDVQAGFVDLILNQTALGTVVKVADDEDEALFALITALNLARYKENKCFRELKEFLLKVCSEKNVASDLELLLEKKAKDVGLLVSQRVMNLPLQLLPPLYDGLFDEVSWATEDEPTEELRGSFRFKSYILIAKIYKVSVLVRLFFPVLEFSFLFQQCRGEEENEEQYNLSLKMKFFSSLALGHSYYLCTRSLLHLKRFVIFGYNGDWRI